A genomic segment from Aegilops tauschii subsp. strangulata cultivar AL8/78 chromosome 1, Aet v6.0, whole genome shotgun sequence encodes:
- the LOC109787349 gene encoding uncharacterized protein — MMKRFAFEEREMARVLLLVSREQAMPMPARGDRAPERAFVCKTCDRVFPSFQALGGHRASHKKPRLDGDGDFKPKMHGCSICGLEFAVGQALGGHMRRHRAMVAGGHGVTAVRPAITTNNPNDNSNAVVVVGSAGGIKRGLWLDLNQPPCDDLCGSDVDHGECGHDAAAAGYTFHQFLDAGTMAVDCVGY, encoded by the coding sequence ATGATGAAGAGATTTGCGTTCGAGGAGAGGGAGATGGCGCGCGTGCTGCTGCTCGTATCACGGGAGCAGGCGATGCCGATGCCCGCGCGCGGCGACCGCGCTCCAGAGCGCGCGTTCGTGTGCAAGACGTGCGACCGCGTGTTCCCGTCGTTCCAGGCGCTGGGCGGGCACCGTGCCAGCCACAAGAAGCCACGTCTGGATGGCGACGGCGATTTCAAGCCCAAGATGCACGGCTGCTCCATCTGCGGCCTTGAGTTCGCCGTTGGCCAGGCGCTCGGCGGCCACATGAGGCGTCACCGTGCCATGGTTGCTGGAGGCCATGGCGTCACGGCGGTGCGGCCGGCGATAACGACCAACAACCCTAATGACAATAGCAACGCCGTTGTGGTTGTTGGCAGCGCAGGCGGCATCAAGCGCGGGCTGTGGCTCGACCTGAACCAACCGCCGTGTGACGATCTGTGTGGCAGCGACGTCGATCACGGCGAGTGCGGCCATGACGCCGCAGCCGCTGGGTACACGTTCCACCAGTTCTTGGATGCcggcaccatggcggtggactgCGTCGGCTACTAG